The following proteins are encoded in a genomic region of bacterium:
- a CDS encoding Rrf2 family transcriptional regulator yields the protein MSNILKISEAASIALHAMIILAKKQNELVSVKDIANQLDVSANHLSKVLQRLVKAELVASIKGNKGGFRLAKNPEDVNFLEVYEAIDGKFKPSTCLLSKPSCNQTCIMGDLMGSINKQVEDFFINTKLTDFM from the coding sequence ATGAGCAACATTTTAAAAATTTCAGAAGCGGCTTCTATAGCCTTGCATGCAATGATTATTCTGGCTAAAAAACAGAATGAGCTTGTATCGGTAAAAGATATAGCAAATCAGCTTGATGTATCAGCAAATCACCTTTCTAAGGTTCTGCAAAGATTGGTAAAAGCTGAGCTTGTTGCTTCAATTAAAGGCAACAAAGGAGGCTTTAGGCTGGCTAAAAACCCTGAGGACGTTAATTTCCTTGAGGTTTACGAAGCAATTGACGGGAAATTTAAGCCTTCAACATGTCTTTTAAGCAAACCTTCATGCAACCAAACTTGCATAATGGGTGATTTAATGGGTTCTATCAATAAACAGGTTGAAGACTTTTTTATTAATACAAAATTAACAGATTTTATGTAG